A genomic segment from Neobacillus sp. YX16 encodes:
- a CDS encoding DNA-directed RNA polymerase subunit alpha, translating into MIEIEKPKIETVEINDDAKYGKFVVEPLERGYGTTLGNSLRRILLSSLPGAAVTSIQVDGVLHEFSTIEGVVEDVTSIILNIKKLALKIYSDEEKTLEIDVQGEGPVKAGNITHDSDVEILNPDLHIATLASSGHLRMRLTAKRGRGYTPAEQNKREDQPIGVIPIDSIFTPVSRVSYQIENTRVGQMTNYDKLTLDVWTDGSTGPKEAIALGSKILTEHLNIFVGLTDEAQNAEIMIEKEEDQKEKVLEMTIEELDLSVRSYNCLKRAGINTVQELANKTEEDMMKVRNLGRKSLEEVKAKLEELGLGLRKDD; encoded by the coding sequence ATGATCGAAATAGAAAAACCAAAAATCGAAACGGTTGAGATCAACGATGATGCCAAGTACGGGAAGTTCGTCGTAGAACCACTTGAGCGTGGATATGGTACCACTTTGGGTAACTCCTTACGTCGTATCCTATTATCTTCACTCCCAGGTGCCGCTGTTACATCGATTCAGGTCGATGGGGTACTTCATGAGTTCTCAACAATTGAAGGCGTCGTAGAGGATGTAACATCCATCATATTAAACATTAAAAAATTAGCTTTAAAAATCTACTCTGATGAAGAGAAAACTCTTGAGATTGATGTTCAGGGTGAAGGTCCTGTTAAAGCTGGAAACATTACTCATGATAGTGATGTTGAAATCTTAAATCCTGATCTTCATATTGCTACATTGGCTTCAAGTGGTCATCTTCGCATGCGTTTAACTGCTAAGCGAGGCCGTGGTTATACACCTGCTGAGCAAAATAAGCGTGAGGATCAGCCAATTGGTGTCATTCCAATTGATTCTATTTTCACACCAGTCTCTCGTGTGTCCTATCAGATAGAAAATACTCGTGTGGGTCAAATGACAAACTATGATAAGCTAACGCTTGATGTTTGGACAGATGGAAGCACAGGGCCAAAGGAAGCTATAGCTCTAGGTTCGAAAATTTTAACCGAGCATTTAAATATTTTCGTTGGTTTAACTGACGAAGCACAAAATGCTGAGATTATGATCGAAAAAGAAGAGGATCAGAAAGAAAAAGTCCTTGAAATGACGATCGAAGAACTAGATTTATCAGTTCGTTCATATAACTGCTTAAAGCGTGCTGGAATCAACACTGTTCAGGAATTAGCTAATAAGACTGAAGAAGATATGATGAAAGTTCGTAACTTAGGCCGCAAATCACTTGAAGAAGTGAAGGCGAAACTAGAAGAGCTTGGATTAGGCTTACGTAAGGATGACTGA
- the rplQ gene encoding 50S ribosomal protein L17, with product MAYRKLGRTSAQRKAMLRDLTTDLIINERIETTETRAKELRGTVEKMITLGKRGDLHARRQAASYVRNEVADAEKGTDALQKLFTDIAPRYTERQGGYTRIMKLGPRRGDGAPMVIIELV from the coding sequence ATGGCATACAGAAAGTTAGGACGCACTAGTGCACAGCGTAAAGCTATGCTACGTGATTTAACTACAGATTTAATTATCAATGAGCGCATTGAAACAACAGAAACTCGCGCGAAGGAACTTCGTGGTACTGTTGAGAAAATGATTACTTTAGGTAAACGTGGTGACTTACATGCTCGCCGTCAAGCTGCTTCTTACGTTCGTAATGAAGTTGCTGATGCTGAAAAAGGTACAGATGCACTGCAAAAACTTTTCACTGATATCGCTCCACGATATACTGAGCGTCAAGGTGGATACACTCGTATTATGAAACTTGGACCACGCCGCGGCGATGGTGCACCAATGGTAATTATCGAGTTAGTTTAA
- a CDS encoding energy-coupling factor ABC transporter ATP-binding protein: MREAVVSLKNVSFQYENQSSYALQNVSFDIFEGEWLAIVGHNGSGKSTMAKLLNGLQFPQTGEITVCGIQLNEDSIWDIRKKLGMVFQNPDNQFVGTTVQDDVAFGLENHGIPRDDMIFRVEDSLKKVKMDQFLNQEPHHLSGGQKQRVAIAGVLALRPSIIILDEATSMLDPKGREEVLETVRTLKNEKSLTVISITHDLEEAAKADRIIVMNHGEVYREGTPEDIFSLDDELVHLGLDIPFSIKMSNAFRQKGIDLSKHYLSEEELVNELWTFRSKI, encoded by the coding sequence ATGAGAGAGGCCGTTGTATCACTAAAGAATGTGTCTTTTCAATATGAAAATCAGAGCAGCTACGCACTTCAGAATGTAAGTTTTGACATCTTTGAAGGGGAATGGTTAGCGATTGTTGGTCATAATGGTTCAGGTAAATCTACGATGGCAAAGCTTTTAAATGGTTTACAATTTCCGCAGACGGGTGAGATTACAGTTTGTGGAATTCAATTAAATGAAGATTCCATTTGGGATATAAGAAAGAAATTAGGGATGGTTTTTCAGAACCCTGATAATCAGTTTGTTGGTACGACTGTTCAGGATGATGTGGCTTTTGGTTTAGAAAACCATGGAATTCCAAGGGATGATATGATCTTTAGGGTAGAGGATTCTTTAAAAAAAGTTAAAATGGATCAATTTCTTAATCAAGAGCCGCACCATCTTTCTGGAGGACAAAAGCAACGTGTTGCTATTGCTGGTGTTCTTGCATTGAGACCATCAATTATTATTTTAGACGAGGCAACTTCTATGCTCGACCCGAAAGGAAGAGAGGAAGTTTTAGAGACTGTCCGTACTTTAAAGAATGAAAAGTCTCTCACTGTCATCTCCATTACTCATGATTTAGAAGAAGCTGCAAAAGCCGACAGAATTATTGTGATGAATCATGGGGAAGTTTACCGCGAGGGAACTCCAGAGGACATATTCTCATTGGATGATGAATTGGTTCATCTAGGGCTAGATATACCTTTTTCAATTAAAATGAGTAATGCATTCCGTCAAAAAGGAATTGACTTATCGAAGCACTATTTATCGGAAGAAGAGTTGGTGAATGAGTTATGGACATTTCGCTCCAAAATATAG
- a CDS encoding energy-coupling factor ABC transporter ATP-binding protein has translation MDISLQNIEYRYQANTPFERLAIEDVSINIPTGTYMALIGHTGSGKSTVLQHLNALLIPTEGTVMIGSHEIKAKQKNKNLRQIRQKVGIVFQFPEHQLFEETVEKDIIFGPMNFGVSEREAKERARLALMQVGLAEEILEKSPFDLSGGQMRRVAIAGVLAMEPDCLVLDEPTAGLDPRGRKEIMDMFYSLHKKRNLSTILVTHSMEDAARYSDQIVIMQQGHVVKQGTPVEIFSSVTELVEMGLDVPEVVRFQRSFEEKVGLKLEKTYLSIEELSSAVVELLRGAPV, from the coding sequence ATGGACATTTCGCTCCAAAATATAGAGTATCGTTATCAAGCAAACACGCCTTTTGAACGTTTAGCTATTGAAGATGTGTCTATTAACATCCCGACAGGAACATACATGGCTTTAATAGGTCATACTGGTTCAGGAAAGTCTACTGTGTTGCAGCATTTAAATGCCTTGCTAATACCTACAGAAGGAACAGTAATGATTGGCAGCCATGAAATCAAAGCAAAGCAGAAGAATAAGAATTTAAGACAGATTAGACAAAAAGTAGGGATTGTTTTTCAATTTCCTGAGCATCAGTTATTTGAGGAAACTGTGGAAAAGGATATTATTTTTGGTCCGATGAATTTCGGTGTTTCAGAACGAGAAGCAAAAGAGAGAGCACGACTTGCTTTAATGCAAGTTGGACTCGCTGAGGAAATACTAGAAAAGTCTCCATTTGATTTATCTGGCGGTCAAATGCGCCGTGTTGCTATTGCTGGTGTTCTGGCAATGGAACCAGACTGTCTTGTCCTTGACGAGCCAACGGCTGGTCTTGACCCGCGAGGACGTAAAGAGATAATGGATATGTTTTATTCACTTCATAAAAAGAGAAATTTGTCTACCATACTAGTAACACATAGTATGGAAGATGCGGCGAGGTATTCTGATCAAATTGTCATCATGCAGCAAGGACATGTTGTAAAGCAAGGGACACCTGTTGAAATTTTCTCCTCGGTTACTGAACTTGTTGAAATGGGATTGGATGTACCAGAAGTGGTACGTTTTCAACGAAGTTTTGAAGAAAAGGTAGGGCTGAAGTTAGAAAAAACCTATTTATCAATCGAGGAACTATCATCTGCGGTTGTAGAATTGTTAAGAGGTGCACCGGTATGA
- a CDS encoding energy-coupling factor transporter transmembrane protein EcfT encodes MMDKMIIGRYVPADSLIHRLDPRSKLIIIFLFVCIIFLANNFFTYVLIGIYTFLMLGLSRIPIRFLYAGLKPVLWLVLFTLLLQVFFTKEGSLLYELGPIKIYEEGVRQGIFISMRFFFLILMTSLLTLTTTPIEITDGLETLLHPLKKVRFPVHEMALMMSISLRFIPTLMQETDKIMKAQIARGVEFSSGPIKERIKAVIPLLIPLFVSSFKRAEELAIAMEARGYRGGEGRTKYRLLSWKHSDTLQLLILVILTILLILLRS; translated from the coding sequence ATGATGGATAAAATGATTATTGGAAGATATGTACCCGCTGATAGTTTAATACATCGACTGGACCCTAGATCTAAGCTAATTATTATTTTTTTATTTGTATGTATCATCTTTCTTGCAAATAATTTTTTTACCTATGTTCTTATTGGAATTTATACTTTTCTTATGCTTGGTTTATCACGAATTCCCATTCGCTTTCTGTATGCAGGTTTAAAACCTGTTCTCTGGTTAGTACTATTTACTTTGCTCTTACAGGTTTTCTTCACGAAAGAAGGAAGTCTATTGTATGAACTGGGTCCGATAAAGATTTATGAAGAAGGAGTCAGACAGGGTATTTTTATTTCAATGAGATTCTTTTTCTTAATATTAATGACCAGTCTGCTCACCTTAACCACGACACCCATTGAAATAACCGATGGTCTGGAAACACTTTTGCACCCTTTGAAAAAGGTCCGGTTCCCTGTACATGAGATGGCCTTAATGATGTCCATTTCTTTACGTTTTATTCCAACACTAATGCAGGAAACGGATAAGATTATGAAAGCTCAAATTGCACGCGGGGTTGAGTTTTCAAGCGGTCCTATTAAGGAAAGAATCAAAGCTGTCATTCCATTACTTATCCCCCTTTTCGTTAGCTCCTTTAAGCGTGCTGAGGAGCTTGCTATTGCGATGGAAGCGAGAGGGTACCGTGGCGGTGAGGGCAGAACAAAATATCGACTGCTAAGCTGGAAACACTCTGACACCCTGCAACTTTTGATTCTTGTTATTTTGACTATATTATTAATCCTATTACGTTCATAA
- the truA gene encoding tRNA pseudouridine(38-40) synthase TruA, whose protein sequence is MNRYKCIIAYDGSGFSGYQVQPKKRTVQSVIEAVLTKMHKGSHVKISASGRTDAGVHAKGQVIHFDSPLSLPMEKWEFALNSMLPEDISVLRVEEADSVFHARFDANGKEYRYFLNQSLKRDPFQRNYSFHYPYPLNLGAMREASAYLLGTHDFSSFCSARTEVEDKIRTIETIEISLDEERVSFRFIGNGFLYNMVRILVGTLIEVGSGKRQPEEIVEILEKKDRRYAGKTAPGQGLYLWQVFY, encoded by the coding sequence ATGAATCGTTATAAATGCATTATTGCTTATGATGGTTCTGGTTTCTCTGGATATCAGGTTCAACCAAAGAAACGGACCGTTCAAAGTGTAATAGAAGCTGTATTAACCAAAATGCATAAGGGCAGTCATGTGAAAATTTCTGCATCCGGAAGAACGGATGCGGGGGTACATGCAAAGGGACAGGTGATTCATTTTGATTCGCCGTTATCCCTTCCTATGGAAAAATGGGAGTTTGCATTAAATTCTATGCTGCCAGAAGATATTTCTGTCCTACGTGTTGAAGAGGCTGATTCAGTCTTTCATGCTCGATTCGATGCAAATGGAAAGGAATACCGTTACTTTTTGAATCAATCACTGAAAAGGGACCCATTTCAACGGAATTATTCCTTTCACTACCCTTATCCTCTAAATCTAGGTGCCATGAGAGAGGCATCTGCTTATTTATTAGGCACCCATGATTTTTCTAGTTTTTGTTCAGCAAGAACGGAAGTAGAAGATAAGATTAGAACGATAGAAACCATTGAGATTTCACTGGATGAAGAGCGTGTAAGCTTTCGTTTTATCGGGAATGGTTTTTTATATAATATGGTTAGAATTTTAGTAGGAACTTTAATTGAGGTTGGTTCTGGAAAGCGTCAACCAGAGGAAATAGTGGAGATACTCGAAAAAAAGGATCGTCGCTATGCTGGGAAAACCGCACCAGGACAAGGATTGTATCTATGGCAGGTATTTTATTAA